The genomic interval ACACGCACGTGGAACAGAGGCTTTGGTTCAGAACAGCTCAAGGTTTTCTTGCCGGCGTTTACTTACACCCAACAATAGTTACATGCAATATACTGACTGTGTGGATAGGGTTatactacttgaaggcaaaCACCTGCCTATGACCAACAACATGGTGATCTCAACCCCAGGATCCTTTTCCTAGTTATTTAATCTAAGGTTGTTTAGCTTTCATTCTCCCACAAATTAGTATATAAATAAACACTCGTCAACGAAAGTTCTCTTTTTTAGGATACATGTTATGTATTACTAACCCCTTTTTTCGACCAAGAGCAACCGATTCCCCTTCCAGAGGAGGAAAGATATGTATGGGCCCTCAAACACCAAAGAGTCAAAACTGTTGTGTTCACAACCATGAACAAAAGTATGAGCAATGGGGCGAACTTCTcgcaataaacatttttttaaatatatttgtaaGGCAACTTACATGTATTTCTTAGGCTAAACAGCTCTTGGAACACGTTTGGGGAGCTTTCAAAGGTGGCGTGGAGAGTGTTGAAAAGATCGTTTGTTTGTCATCACAGATCTATGGTGACAGCCCCAACGTTATAAAGACTCAACTGACGTTTAACTCCGCTAAACGAGGAGCTTGGGATACCAAAAATTCATAACAGGGAGATGCTGGCAATCTGTGGCGGTGACATATTCATTTTCGATATGAAACTCTACCAATGTCTGTTTTGAGCTCCAACCGTTATTAGTTCATAACTCAATAAACAAAGCAGTTCTTCTTATGCTTTTTTAAAAGACTGTAGGTGCATCTCTTGGCAAGGgcaccctcaaatccgcccATTTCATTTTATCGTAGCTCACGTGAGCTCAGAACACAAGAGGGGTCCCCCAAAAGGTTGCTCCGTTGGTTGCTTCTTGATTCTGAGAAATCAACGGGGATTTATTTGGCCGTTTCCAGTGATTGGCTCTACCAATCATGCATTCGAGAAATATTGGTTGCACATTTTGCATGaagaaaagttttttcaaCCCGCTGAGTGACTACAAGACACATTGGAGATGCATTCGACTCAGCATCACATTTTACGAGTATATGAGAGGCAAACAATCTCGCCATGGATTGATAGGTATCATATATCATGCTTTCTGGCAGATTGAGAGAGCGCAACACTATTCGCTTGTGCAATGCTTGGCCGTGCTTTTATGGCTTCATTGAGCCCTCCTACCGTATTTCATACTCTCACCACGAGTAGAGGTCAAAAATAGCTCCAAGTTACACTGGGACAAACTGGCCACGAAATCAACGAATTTGACAACTATTGTTGTTGACATGGACTTTTTAGTGAAATAGGTAGCTTTCGGATGGTTGATTCTATCGTCTAGTTTTGACTGAAAAATCGAAGGAAAACTTTGTCAAGTCCGTGAGACTCAGTTAAAGCCAGGATGATCAGTCCAAGAACCATCCTGGTCGGTTTCTTTTTACTCCtttgcttcttcttccactACATCCTCATGAACCCTTTTTTAAGTTGTGTGAGTCTGCCAAGCCGGGCATGGTCGCTCATCCCATGGAGTGAAGAAGTGATAACATAcaattctttggaaaatttTTTGGGCCGATCTTGACAACCCATGAATTGGATTCACGTTACTTTGCTCATGAAGCATGATGATGCTATCGAGGAAGGCTTTGCATTGATTGGTTGATGAGAACTGCCATCTACgtatttgttgcttttgttgttttggtttgtttggcaTTCTGCAGAGTGGCTTTGCATAATGCATgtagaaatgaaagaaatgagaagaaGTCATTCATTGATTCCGACCGCCAATGGCAACTCCACTTCCGAATTGGTTGTGGTGAAACcagtttgaattcaaattcattctttttctgtATGGACTCTAGCATATTGGGCTGATTGACAGAACTTGTATAAAaaggctttcattttgaacctAAGGCATCACTCCTGAATCTCGCATTAGTCGAAACAGCCATTCCTCTCCAACTCCCATTGAATCCATCATGGCATTTACTAAAATCCTAAGCACTGTCTTGTTCCTGTCGGCAATGGCGGCGACCGTGACCACGGCTAAGGCCATGAAAATGGGCGGACCCATGgatatgatgaaaatgatgaagcgTCCCATGGAGTTCTTCACGGCCTCCGGACCCGATGACAATTGTGGGACTGTTCCAACTGACGTCATGACAGGGAATGTCAAAATGATGGCTTGTCAAGGGGTAAGCTTCGTTATTTTGAACTCCAATCATTTGGAACGTCTAGCTTGGATGAAGATTCCATTTTGCTCCGTTCAAGAGTTCCGCCCAAGACGAGCTGTGCGTTTGTGTCAAGCCGCAAATCACGGCTGAAGCCATGAGCAccatgatgaagatgatgccGGATATGGTGGAGGATATGAACGTGAATCCGGACACGGGCTTTGCTCTCAAGTGTGGCCATTGTCGAGATCCTTGTAGCCTCATGTTCATGCCCACCCGGGGCCCCAAGGGCGATCACGACCACGAGGACCAGCCGATGGGCATGTTGATGAAAATCCCGGCTCTAATGACCAAGTTTGCCGATCTCATGGACGAAGGCAAGCTCCAGGAAGTCAACCCATTCCGCATGGTTCTTGAGACCATGAACCAGAAGATGGACCAATGAAAGCCCGGCCCCTCTATCTTTGTTTTGATGAATTGATGCcgccacacacacacacacgcacacacacaccaatCCAATGCATTTGGTCTAGCTTAATAAACTGACAAACAACCATACTGAAATGGATTGGTTCCATCTGTCAAGATTGGCGTTATTAGCACTGGTAGTCAATGCACGTAGACGGGTGCTCCAGATACATCGTACAATTTAACTCAAAACAGACTGGGTTTTAAAAAACGCCGATTTAGGCTCACACAATGAGGCCCTTGGATCAATTTGAAGCGTTTCTTGTTGGTTATGTGTTCTGGCTCATAAATCTATCTTAAGCGTTGATTGAGCGGAGAGAAGAAGACAGGGTTCGTGTTCAGTCAATCAACTCATACAGGCAGCCCTTTTAAGAACACAATCActgatggcgatgatgatgatgttgatgctGATGAGCCATTCAAGTtgttttcccccaaaaatacCTAATCATCCAGATCGCCAAGGCagatgctgctgctgctgctgctgttgctgctgtgaACCATAGAGCGAGCTTTATTGACCAATTTCCGGAAATGACTAGTATTCGCGGATCCGTCCTTAAGTCCTCAATTAGAATACTCGCTCAGAGTAGTACAGTCTGTCTCGTACATGGGTCCTGATTGAAGATTCGGCTTTGCTCTCTGCTTTGAGTGAGTCCATCGGTGTTTTTAGATGATCTTCTTGCTTCCATCGCCCATCGCCCATCGCCCATTGGTCGGCGGTCCATCAGTACATGGTTGCATGGTTGCATGGGAGCATGGGAGCATTGGTCATCCATCGACTTCGTTCTGGTCTCTGATTCTGAAGAGCTGCcaaggaagagaaggaaacGACTGATCCAACGATCAAGTTCATCAACTCTGATCTTCCATCTTCTTAACTTGTACTGAATTCCTTGGAGTGGAAAAACAAACGAGGACACAACGGACAATTGATCGGATCAACTTGGACGGTTGACTCGATCGACGATGGgttgatccatccatccaagtcTCGAGTTTGTTTGTTGTCGCTCGGCTGGTTTCGAATTCGTCGTAACAAATGGCCCCAAAAGGATGGTGAAGCTGGAGATTAGGATGGATTAGGCAGACGATTATGCATCACCAACAATGGCACCTACAataactacaacaacaaccacaacaacaacaacggatCTGGTTCAAGCTCAAAAGGTGTGTGTATGCAATGTTTGGATAAGGCGTAGTGCGCATCTTGAGGTAGGACAACACCGAATATTCTCATGTCTTTCCTGTTAGTAATAAttcgtgtgtgcgtgtgtgttcATTCATCTTCTTCAGCTTCCAATTTCggcaaggcctttgacaacaGCGTCGACGACAAGCGCGATCCAATCGGGCTCGTCAATTGCTCGTGATTGATTCCGGATGATCTTGATCCCAACCATTGGGAGTCCCCTCATCTTGGAAGTGATCTTGACAGTTGCTCGCTccaggatggatggatgatgctTTAAGACCATCATTATTCCCGGGTCGCTGGTCCTcgtttgttgttgattttggGGGTGGGATCGCTATTGGTGATgagcatgatgatgatggtgaagatgatgatgatgatgatgatgatgaaaaatagTGTTGGGGCGATGGATTCCGGCCACGAATGTGTTTGATTTATCCCCGGGAGAACCACTCATAAAACCATCAGTATCGCTTCAGGTGAAAATTGACAACCAAATCTGGCAATATGGCAAGCGGGCGTTTGATGAAAAACATGAGCATCGATCGACAGTCGAGATTAATGGCTGTTTTCTTTCGATTCCTTTCATCATCCAAAATCTTTACATGCAAACCAAACTGTCGTCATATTTTGAGGTAATGAAGTTGTCAAGGATACCCCCCCCCCAtcttggtgaaaaaaaaaatatcgcaCAAATTTCTCGGATTCGGTTCCTGACACAAATCAGCCCCCTACATATCACGCACAAACACAGACACGCACAAACATGTTCACTTATAGCGCACCTTTTCCGTTTTTCCTTCATCTGATCGGAAAAACTACTCAAAGAGTGGAGGGGTAGCAttaaaagtcaaagaaatgaaaatgtcaatccAAAACAGCCGATGATAGCCGAACACCAACTAAATGTTTAAAAGATATATGTTCATCTTTTCACATGATTTTAGTTACTCGACGAGAGGAAAACCTGGCATTATCGCGCTCAATAAGAGTCAAATATTCATTCAGCTCTTGATGCATCATTGTAATTGACGAAACATGACCAGAGGTTCAAAGAAACCGATTGCTGATTCGATGAAGTCCTGCGACCTAGAATTGACATAATGATCAACCCTAAGCTTAGACGTCCATTGTCAAGCCGTTCTTATCTCCTATTAATGCCGTTCAACGAACAAGCCAAGTGTCATCAATTGAATGTGGAAACATTCTTAATCCGTGATGTTTGGTATCCTTTTGTACGCGGGTAAATTTGGTCTTTGGTACGGTATTACTGGTTGGGCCACgattcttcattctttgacCAGGAAGCTCCTGGATTCATGCAGGTTCGATGGTTTTAATTGCTCAtcttcaaatcaagcaaaagACGATGTTGAGGGATTAGTACTCTCTAAAATGCTCATATTGAGTTGCTCATGCCCAAATTAGGATTCCCTCTTGGGGGTCCCTTGGAGCACTTGAAAACATGCAGAAAACGCACCATTAGCTTCCAAATTTACGAGGCAATCAAATGCACACAATTTAATTAGACAATGGTCATCCAACTCCTATGGTCATTTATTAGGAACAAGCTTATCCGTGCCATAATTGGTGACGCTCAGGCGTTGAGAACTTGTCCGTCCATTCCATAATACAATAGCTCTAAAGGGCCTCAGAAAATACCAATCATATCAAGCTCCGACAATGAGGGACTCAAACCTAAACGGGAATGGTTTATGACTCAACACTAATAAGAAAACCCCAACCATATCATCTGGTTCTTTTGGAGTGGAAGAGGGAATATGGGTCTCTTTTGGGTGACGTGAAGAAAGAGCAGTAAAAAATGAAGCGCAACACCCTGATTTTAGGTGTTAAGATTAGGTATACCAATACAACCAACCCTTACTCTGACAACTAAACTTTCAATAATTGGGCGAGTTCTGGTataagatttctttttttttgtttttggtctAGCTCTGACACTGCAATAGTCCTTTGGATCATTAACGCAAAATTGTTTGCTCAAAGGAGCCAGTAGTCGAAAAattatcaaatttcagctaTTCATGGTTGATGTAGGTTGGTGAGACACCTTCCCTCACTCACTTCACGAAGCGAATAGCTGTGGAACCAAATCTGAACCGAAAACTGTCGTACCGAGTGAAAAATAATTCCTGAGCTCTAACTACGTAAGCCCATGGAGGTGAGAAATTGGATCTACGATCATCCCGGGTCGAAATTCCAGCCTTCTTAGTGATGCTTGGTGCTGTTTTTATTTGATTACATTTTCTTCTTGGGAGGGGGGAAATAGAGAGGGAGGGTGATGTAAGTGATTAAAAGGGTTAGGATGAACGAGATGGGTTATTTCAGGCGCCCTTTGGACTTAAATGATGCCACCGAAACGAAATACTGTATATCTGTGTTGAGATAAATGATCGTTTTGCCTCGGTAACCGTAATTTGATTTTCGATGAATTGATGAAACAAGGTTTCCGTCACCCAGGTGATTGACTGCGAACGGAGAAATATGTTCAAGACCAATGCATCTAATTAAACCAAATTCGTAGAATTGATGTACGAATATGACGATGTAGTAATCCATTGTGTGTCGATGTCCTGTggcaaggacgacgtcaccgctggacagagacggtagagtgggggaaacgtaacttgTACCCAGATGAACCAAATGTACTTTCCTTCGCACAAGTTGGGCTCTTGTTGGCTCAGAAAGCGCtcgccaattttgatcttAATCAAACGTCGGTGTCTAAAGCAACATTTTCTTGAAACCCAGCACGACGGGGGTACAACAAAATGACAGGCTTAACACGAATTTGGTAAGATCTTCCCAACGTGGTGCTacctcattcaatttgtcCCCTTCTTGGTGTGTGTTTTAgatgctcataacttttggcagagacgttcgattgagatcaaaactgaccaatgATGCCTTCTGAGTCTACATCTGAGTCAACTCGTGTGAAGGGAAAAGCATGTGATTGATTGGGGTTGGATTTGCTCGTTTTCCCCCATTACCGTCGTTGTCCAATGGGGACGTCGTCCTTGGCTGTGATTAAAGTTGGGCTTTCTTTCCAACAAATACcgacattcattttgaggaGTCAGGCAATTGATGAGCTCGGAATATATTGGAGCAATGACTAAAGTGAAAGGATAAAGAAAGGAAAACGTAAATGAGTCATCTCAAACAAGAATCCAACCACTCCCGTCTGAATCTGTGAATTtaattgagacaaaaaaaacaatcattgatGTCATATGAAACTTCATATGATTCTGAATGGAGGTGTCCGAATGGGTGCAAATACGGTTGGAGCGTTAAATCGTGGGTACATTAGGCATTGATTAATCCACAGCTTTACTGATGAAGTTTGGCCAGCAGAAGGCAATCAAAGCatcaaagaaaacgaaaaaaaacatttggatATGAATGAAGATTCTGGAACTTCAAACAAGGTGGTTTTGTTCCAAGGTCAGAGTCCCCTCCAGTGCAAAGGCACGTTTGAAACAAGTGAAGGCATCCAGGCTTAATATATTTCCCAATTGTAACCTtacaaaatgtgtttgcaTGAAACAAGGAGGACTGACTATGTTACTGCAGTTTTAAAAAGTAACTGTTACAATATCGAGACATGCGTTTAGAGTTCAGCAGGCCTTGTGTGTGTTGTTTCGCCCTCTTTCATCGCTCTTAGTCTCTAAATATCTACACATGATTGTATGTATTTACGGATACATTGTACATTGTATACGGTATAGAGAGGTGGGTAGAAATCTATGGTTAGGTCGAGGGTTTGAGGACAACTCAACTCACTCTACTCGAGTACCTGTGCCTATTCATTTGTTGTTACACCTAACGAGTTCAACTTAACAAGCGCAAAATCCCCACCATATGTTGATTGTTCAAGTGCCGGAATTGGATGGGCACCCTCAGTCTCTCGAAGCTTGGAGTTTGTGGTACGTAAACATATGCAGCAGCTACGTACAAA from Tigriopus californicus strain San Diego chromosome 5, Tcal_SD_v2.1, whole genome shotgun sequence carries:
- the LOC131880075 gene encoding uncharacterized protein LOC131880075; its protein translation is MAFTKILSTVLFLSAMAATVTTAKAMKMGGPMDMMKMMKRPMEFFTASGPDDNCGTVPTDVMTGNVKMMACQGSSAQDELCVCVKPQITAEAMSTMMKMMPDMVEDMNVNPDTGFALKCGHCRDPCSLMFMPTRGPKGDHDHEDQPMGMLMKIPALMTKFADLMDEGKLQEVNPFRMVLETMNQKMDQ